TTCCCTCCTCGATGGCCGAGGTCGAAGCGCAGTTAGAGGACGTGCCAGACGATACTGCCAACCCGCTGTTTCCCTATGGCTGGGGTTTGAGCTATCAGTAGAGCGAACTACTCGATTTCGAGAGCCAGATCGTCCTCAGAAACAGCATCACCCTCGGCGATATGTAGCGCGGTGATCGTACCTGAGTGAGGTGCCTCGTAGGGCACCTCCATCTTCATCACTTCAAGGATAAACAGGGTCTGACCTTCTTCGACTGCATCCCCCTCTGCGACAAGAAGCTTCCAAACAGAGCCACCGGTCTCTAATTCAATTTTTGTCATTGTTCTCTCCAGTGCGTCTCAAGGTCTAATAGCAAACGCTGTGGGACCCAAGAGTTCGGGTAATAGCGGTTGTACCCGCACCAACCACTTACACAGTTCGGGTCGTGTCTCCCGCGGGTCGATTAGGTCATGAACCGCCAGCGCCTCCGCACGGGGAAACGGCGACTGTTTTGCGGCTAACATCTCTTCGAGTTCGCGACGCTTGGCATCAGGATCGGGTGCTGCCTCGATCTCACGGCGGAAGGCCACAGCAACGCCACCCTCGACCGGCAGAGGTCCGCTCTCAGCCGATGGCCAGGCCAGTACGTACGCCTCGGGACCATAGTGCGCTGCCTGCGCAACGCCAAACGAGCGGCGCACCATAACTGCGGCCCAGGGCACGGTGGTCATTGCGGCTGTCAGCACCGCAGACGTCCCGTGCCGAATCGTCGCCTCTTGCTCGGCCTGGCTACCAATCATGAATCCGGGCTCATCCACCAAGGTGATTATCGGGAAACTGAAGGTCTCACAAAGTTCCATAAACCGACGCGCTTTATGTGCGCCGTCTGCGGTCATGGAGCCCGCGAGGAATTTACAGTCGTTACCCCAAACCCCAACCGTCTGCCCGTTTAGCCGCGCAAGTCCAGTGATCTGGGAACGGCCATAGCCTTTACCCATTTCAAAAAAACTACCCTCATCAAAAACGGCTTTGATGACCTTGCGCATCTCGAACGCTACACGTCGATCACGCGGCACGACTTCAAGTAGCGACTCCTCGCAGCGATCGACGGGGTCATCACAATCAATGACGGGCGCAAGCTGATTGATGTTGTCAGGCATGTACGAGAGAAAGCGTTTGATCTCCTCGATGCAGGCGCGCTCATCGTCCGCACCGTTATCAACGGTGCCGTTTTTCGTATGTACCTTCCAGCCACCGAGCTCATCTTTGGTCTTCTTCTCGCCCATGGCACGCTCGACCACAGCGGGACCCGCTGTGATGATTTGTGCCGTGCTCTTGGACATAACTGAGAAGTGCGAGGCAACAAGTCTTCCTGCCGGAAGCCCAGCCACCGCCCCCATCGCCGCGGTCGCCACCGGCACGGTCGCCATCGCTTTTGCTACAGACCGAAAACGAGAAGGCGCATTCACCGGACCGGGAAGATTTGGGCCTTTACCGCCGGTGCCCCCAACACTGCCACCCGAGCCCTCGTGCAAGCGAATTAGGGGTACTTTGTATTGAACGGCAAGGTCCTCAGCGTAAACACTTTTTCGAAGCCCCGCCGGCGAGGGCGAACCACCACGCATGGTAAAGTCCTCGCCCCCCACAATGACACGACGACCGTTCACTTTGCCAAAGCCAAGGATGAAGTTTGCCGGATCGTAACTGACGAGCTCCCCGGCCTCGTTGTAGACCGGCGTTCCCGCAACCGGACCCAGCTCCTCGAATGAACCGGAGTCCAGTAGCTGATCGACCCGTTCGCGTATGGTCAGTCGGTTCTGACTGTGCTGTTTCGCAACCGCGTCCGGCCCGCCCTGACCCAGTGCGAGTGCTCGGCGCTGCTTAATCTCATCGACTTCAGGTTTCCAGGTCATTAGTTACTCACTTCCCTCGAACGACTCAGAGACCTTAACGTGTACCGCTAGGAAATTTCGAGTCCTTTTAAATCACCCGCCTCGCGCCACTTCGCCATGAGGTTGAAAAACTCTATGGGGCCACCACCGTAAAAGGTGTTTTGGGACTCAAACTCAACGTGACCCTCGTTATTGTAATAACCGGGCGTGCAGGACTTCTGGAATTCCTCAGTTTGTCTCGCAACGCGCTTGATGGTGTTAATCCAAGCTTTCTCGGCCTTTTCTGAGGCGTCAATGCGCGTCGCACCACGTTTCTTCAGTTCACCCAAAATGTAGGCGGTCTGCATCGCGTTCTCATCGAGGGCAAATGTGTAGGTCGCTGTAAAGCCCGATTGCTGGGGACCAAAGAAAAAAGCGTTGGGAAAGCCGCGTGTGTGGAGGCCGTGAAACGTCGCCATGCCATCGGCCCATTTATCAGAGATCGTCAAACCGCCGACCCCCGTAACGGAGTAACCCGCGCGACGAGAGTAGTCAGTTCCGACCTCAAAACCCGTTGCAAAGACAATACAATCGACTTCAAACTCCTGTCCGTTCGCGACGATACCCTTTGCCGTGAAGGCCTCAACACCTTTTCCCTCGGTATCGACCAACCTTACGTTGGCATTATTAAAGGCCTGTAAGTATTCGTCGTGGAAGCAGGGGCGCTTACAAAACTGACGGTAATAAGGTTTGAGCGATTCGGCGGTTTCTGTGTCCTCTACCACTGAGTCGGCACGTGCCCGCACTTTTTCCATTTTGGCGAAGTCGGCCATTTCCATTTTCTCCTGGAGACCCATTTCAATCATGGCCTTATCGGTCAAGTACTGCTTAATACCGCGCTCTTTACGCGCGCTGGAGAGCGCCCACCCTAAACTCCATAACAACAGACGCCAGCCACTGGGGCGATACTGGCGAACACCCCCAAAGATATCCCTGAAGGCCTCAGTCCAACCGTCGTGCACCAGGTCTTCTTTGACCGGCATTCCGGCAAGAAGAGACTCAAAATTCGTTCGGCGCTTGTGATGCCAACCAGGCGGCTGACTCTTTAGCCAGTCACCGTCAATTTGCGTGTTATTTCGAACATCAATCGACGAGGGTGTACGTTGAAAAACATACAGTTCCTTGGCCGATGCAGCGAGGTGAGGTACACACTGCACCGCTGTAGCGCCGGTGCCTATAACAGCCACGCGCTTATCAGCGAGCTTGTCGAGCCCACCGAAGGGTCCACCGCCTGTATAGCGATAATCCCAGCGACTGGTGTGAAAGGTGTGCCCGGTGAACTTATCGATACCGGGTATAGCGGGCAATTTAGGGCGATTCAGCGGCCCATTTGAATGAATCACGAAGTTGGCTTTTATGCTGTCCCCTCGATTTGTGCGAGCAACCCACAGCTTCTCTTCCTCCGACCAGTCGGTACTGAGAATCTGCGTTTGCATGAGCGCAATGTCATTGAGCTTGTATTGCTCCGCGATAAGTTGACAGTACTCGAGTGTCTCCGTGGCGTTCGTGTAGCGCTGCTTGGGAATAAATCCAGTCTCCTCAAGAAGGGGAAAATAAACGAGAGACTCAATATCACACGAGGCTCCGGGGTAGCGATTCCAGTACCAGGTACCACCAAAGCCGCCACCTTTTTCGACAATCATTAGGTCATTAATTCCGGCATCACGAAGTCGCGCCGCGGCGAGCATGCCGCCGAAACCACCACCGATAATCAGAACGTCTACTTGTGTCGTCACAGGAGCGCGTTCAAAACCCGGTTCAACGTAAGGGTCGTCGACATAGTGTGAAAAATCGCCAGTGACCTCGATGTACTGATCATTACCGTCAGAGCGGATGCGCTTATCACGCTCCTGTCTGTATTTTTCTCGCAACTGATCGGGGTCGAAGTGGAGATTGCCAGATACTGCCGCTGTCATGTGATGTCCTCACTACTCATTATTATTCAAAGGCATCGCGTCGCCTGAGAGCAATGTAGCAAAGTCTGACAAAAATCGGCGGATCGCTGTCATTGCTCTGCACCGATATTTCTGCTTTAACTGATGGCAAATAAAAAGGACATCAGCCATGAACGACCTTACCCAAGGCCAGCGCAAAGAACTCACCGCCGAGCAACAATGGCAGCAATTCTCTGAGCTCAAAACGGCGCAAGACTATATTGAGAGTCTCAGAGGGAGAAAACTCGAGGTATTCCTGTTGGGCGAGCGCGTCGAAGAGCCCGTTGATCACCCGATCATCCGGCCCTCCATCAACGCCATGGCGGAGTCTTATATCCTCGCAGACGAAGATCCGCAGCTCGCAACTGTTTGGTCGTCAATTGCACAACAGCAGATCAACCGATTTTTGCATGTGCCCGAGTCACCGCAGGACCTTGTTCAGAAAAACAAAATGCAACGGCGCATGGGCCAGCTCACAGGCACCTGTTTTCAACGCTGCGCCGGCCTCGACACCTTGAGCGTACTCTTTTCCATTACCTACGATATCGACAAGTCACACGGTACGCGCTACCACCAACGTTATGTCGACTTCCTGAAAAAAGCACAAAAACGCAATCTGATTGTGGGCGCCGGCATGACCGACCCCAAAGGTGATCGGAGCAAGCGTCCAAGCGATCAGGCAGACCCCGATCTCTTCATGCATGTCACGCGTCGAACCGAGAAAGGTCTCTACGTGACAGGCGCGAAGGCCCATATGACAGGCGGACTCAACTCACACTGGATCTGCGTCATGCCCACCATGAATATGCGAGAGGCCGATAAGGACTACGCGGTCATTGGCATGATTCCAGCCACCGCACCGGGCCTCACCTATATTTACGGGCGACAGTCCTGTGATACCCGGGCGCTCGAGGTGGGTGACATCGACAAAGGCAACGCGAAGTATGGCGGCCAGGAAACACTCGTTATTTTTGACGATGTATTCATCCCATGGGAACACGTACTGATGGACGGCGAATACGAATTTGCGCAGGAACTCGTCTCTCGATTTACCGCCTACCACCGAGCCAGCTATGTCTGCAAAACAGGACTCGGTGACGTTATGATTGGCGCCGCTTCGAGTGTTGCCGAAATGAACGGTGCCGAAACAGCGAGTCATGT
The Candidatus Paraluminiphilus aquimaris genome window above contains:
- a CDS encoding acetyl-CoA carboxylase biotin carboxyl carrier protein subunit, which gives rise to MTKIELETGGSVWKLLVAEGDAVEEGQTLFILEVMKMEVPYEAPHSGTITALHIAEGDAVSEDDLALEIE
- a CDS encoding acyl-CoA carboxylase subunit beta; translation: MTWKPEVDEIKQRRALALGQGGPDAVAKQHSQNRLTIRERVDQLLDSGSFEELGPVAGTPVYNEAGELVSYDPANFILGFGKVNGRRVIVGGEDFTMRGGSPSPAGLRKSVYAEDLAVQYKVPLIRLHEGSGGSVGGTGGKGPNLPGPVNAPSRFRSVAKAMATVPVATAAMGAVAGLPAGRLVASHFSVMSKSTAQIITAGPAVVERAMGEKKTKDELGGWKVHTKNGTVDNGADDERACIEEIKRFLSYMPDNINQLAPVIDCDDPVDRCEESLLEVVPRDRRVAFEMRKVIKAVFDEGSFFEMGKGYGRSQITGLARLNGQTVGVWGNDCKFLAGSMTADGAHKARRFMELCETFSFPIITLVDEPGFMIGSQAEQEATIRHGTSAVLTAAMTTVPWAAVMVRRSFGVAQAAHYGPEAYVLAWPSAESGPLPVEGGVAVAFRREIEAAPDPDAKRRELEEMLAAKQSPFPRAEALAVHDLIDPRETRPELCKWLVRVQPLLPELLGPTAFAIRP
- a CDS encoding flavin-containing monooxygenase encodes the protein MTAAVSGNLHFDPDQLREKYRQERDKRIRSDGNDQYIEVTGDFSHYVDDPYVEPGFERAPVTTQVDVLIIGGGFGGMLAAARLRDAGINDLMIVEKGGGFGGTWYWNRYPGASCDIESLVYFPLLEETGFIPKQRYTNATETLEYCQLIAEQYKLNDIALMQTQILSTDWSEEEKLWVARTNRGDSIKANFVIHSNGPLNRPKLPAIPGIDKFTGHTFHTSRWDYRYTGGGPFGGLDKLADKRVAVIGTGATAVQCVPHLAASAKELYVFQRTPSSIDVRNNTQIDGDWLKSQPPGWHHKRRTNFESLLAGMPVKEDLVHDGWTEAFRDIFGGVRQYRPSGWRLLLWSLGWALSSARKERGIKQYLTDKAMIEMGLQEKMEMADFAKMEKVRARADSVVEDTETAESLKPYYRQFCKRPCFHDEYLQAFNNANVRLVDTEGKGVEAFTAKGIVANGQEFEVDCIVFATGFEVGTDYSRRAGYSVTGVGGLTISDKWADGMATFHGLHTRGFPNAFFFGPQQSGFTATYTFALDENAMQTAYILGELKKRGATRIDASEKAEKAWINTIKRVARQTEEFQKSCTPGYYNNEGHVEFESQNTFYGGGPIEFFNLMAKWREAGDLKGLEIS
- a CDS encoding 4-hydroxyphenylacetate 3-hydroxylase family protein, whose product is MNDLTQGQRKELTAEQQWQQFSELKTAQDYIESLRGRKLEVFLLGERVEEPVDHPIIRPSINAMAESYILADEDPQLATVWSSIAQQQINRFLHVPESPQDLVQKNKMQRRMGQLTGTCFQRCAGLDTLSVLFSITYDIDKSHGTRYHQRYVDFLKKAQKRNLIVGAGMTDPKGDRSKRPSDQADPDLFMHVTRRTEKGLYVTGAKAHMTGGLNSHWICVMPTMNMREADKDYAVIGMIPATAPGLTYIYGRQSCDTRALEVGDIDKGNAKYGGQETLVIFDDVFIPWEHVLMDGEYEFAQELVSRFTAYHRASYVCKTGLGDVMIGAASSVAEMNGAETASHVRDKLVEMTHLNETIYSSGIASSYEATQHESGAFINDPILANICKHNVTRFPYEISRLAQDLAGGLMVTLPSQADFEHETIGPKLDKYLQGKTSVSTEDRTRMLRLIENMTLGRNAVGYLTESMHGAGSPQAQRIQVLRETDFGKKQSLAKRLAGIIATDADSHLG